GCTTCATGTTTGATTATCCCTCAAGCTACGTAGACTTGGTCAAAAGCTTACTTTGGTACACGCGGCAGAAGcagaagcatatatatatatatatatatatatggtcaaaAGATTATTTGGAAGGTCAACATATATGGGTAGTAGTCAAATGTTTAATCACTGCTTGCCAGAAGCAGAGCAAACGACGCACTTTACCTCGGACGTTAATGAGGTAAACAAGGGACAAAAGTCCGGCCATCCAAGCAGCTAATgcaaatataacatatatatacagagagagagagagagagagagagagagagtgcaaaCGATTTGTCTACTCTTAAATCAATGCAGTCTTGGCTGGTAGCATCACAGTCTTCTTCAATGTAGCTACAGTCGTTAGGTTAATAGCAGGAACCTCGAGCTTCTTCCTCGGCGGTAAACTTGCTATGGCGCGTACGCCGTGCTCCGGAAGCTCTTGATGGTGCAGCAGTCGAGTATGCTGAGCAGCACCTGGTTGGTAGTGCACCTTGGCGTCTTGAACTGGCTCATGGCGGTGCCGTTGCCGATGAAGTGCTCCATTATCTTTCGAAACGTGCCGGTCTCCACGATCCGCAGCTCCAGCGGCCCAATGGAGCTCGTCTTCCGGGACACCACGTAGCCCTGATCGACGAAGGCCGCGTCCATCTCGCGGCAGCACTCCCGGAGGACGCCCTCCTCCACCTCGCCCTTGATCTCCCAGTAGATGATGTAGTGGCCCGGGTGGTGCGCCACGTCGGCGTGGCTGGTAAAGTCCACCAACTCAGCCTTGGTCCGGCTCAGGAGGCCGCTCCCCTTCTCCACCGCGAGTTGCAGGTCCCTCTCTGTGTTTTTGTCGATGTTCACCGTCAGGATGAGCTTTCTCCTGCAGACAAAAGTTAGCTGCGGGGCACCTTTGTAGAAGCCTGCAACCTCCACCACATCTCCCAACCTGTATCTGTAGAGACCTGAAAGGGAACTCCAAAAGTCAGATTCTGTACTTCCTTCTTACGACTGATGCCCCCTCTCCTTCCATTCGCCAACCGCGAATAACTCATCATCGCTCAAAGTCTTTTCTTGATCCACCGCACAACCTTGACTGTGGGATAAACAGGCTCATCAAGCCAAGTGGTACCTCAAAGCAGAAAACAACCATGCGAGAATGGGATGGGATGGTGGCCCAACATAAAGAATAAGAGGACAAACGCCATGGCACAGTGGGTTCATCAGATGTCGCAATCTTATCATCGTATTTATTAGGACAACGGGGCTGTTGAGATACGGCGGTGGGGAACCACAGAGGGCAATGAATGGTGATGGTGTCAAGAGACTGGCCACACATCATTGTTGGTCCAACAAGGACGGTGTGGGCATTGCTTGCTTGCCCATGGTGTCCCTGAAGCTATCTATGGTCACAGGCAAGTTAATCGAGTTCTAGTGACACTACATGGAAGCTGCCAAGATCGAAGAGCGGATTCAAGCATCCCTCGCCTGTGATAGATAGGATTGGATACCGCAAAGGACATGACGAAAGCTTAGGATGCCACGAACTGTTCAAAGATGTGTTTGTGGCCCCAACGCTCGTGCCATCCAAGGGCGGTACAGTGTACCGACGTGCACCACAAAGGAGCTCTGTGACGCAGGAATGAAGATTctgaaactagagagagagagagagagagagagacctgtgAATGTGGTTAGGACGATCTCATATTGCTGCCCGACGGAGACCTTGCACAGGGGCACCGGTTGGCCTTCCACGAAGTCATCAGGAGTCACCAACGTGCTGCTATCTTGCTTCTGCTGCTTGTACAGAGGGATGAACTCGAAGTAAGAGAAGGTGGGAATCACCGTAAAAGCCACTCTCTCCGGAGGATTCAACGGCTCCAAGTTCACCCCAATCCAGCTCTCCGTGGATCCATACTCAGCACAAACCAGTGGCACCTCTCCTGCATAATGCCTCAGCTTCCTCAAGTAGGGCTGCATCGATCCCGTCATTATGGAGTAGATGTACTTGGCGTTAGGCCACAGGTGAGGAATCAACCCGCACCAGCCCGAGCTTCTCAGCTCTTCGCAGTCCCTCTCGATCTTGGACGCCAGAGATGGGTTGGGCATAAGGTGCTCCAGTACAGCTTTCCTCATCGTCGGCAAGGTGATATTGGAGCTAAGGGTCCCTTGTCTGATGTCCTCGCACAGCTCCTCCCACAGGTCCTCAAAGGCCGTCAGAGCTTGGACTATGCTGTAGGCAAAGGTGGAGGCCACGAACTCCACCTCGTTATGGAACAGCAGGCCGAAGAGGAGGTGGCAGTAGGTGGACTGCTTGTAGTCTCCCGCTGAGATCACTTCGAACGGGCTGCAGGTGAAGCACTTGGTGGTCCTCTGCTTCGTCTCGAACTCTTGGCTTGCGAAGTAGTGGGTGGTCGCTGTTCCTGCCATGAGCCCGCCCTTGGTCTGGAACTGCTTGCTGCTGTAGATGAACTCCAGGATCCTGCCTCCAGACCTTATCGGAAACACCCTTCCAATCCAACCACAACGTCAGTTCTTCGATCAAGTAACAAAGTTCAAATCAAATTAAGTCGTTCGGATACATACACACCTCGATCTGTATGCAGCTGCGAGCCTAAAGATCTGAAGTGTAGACTGGGAGCTGAAGCGTGTGAAGGGCACATACTTTGGCCTGCCATCTGTGGTTCCAGAGCTGCAGAACGAGTTACAGAGCATGTGCATGAATGCACAACACACGGGCACATACCTGAAGGTCACAGTCCACTTCCTACAGAGGAAacgggaggaagagaagaagaagggagtaCCTGAGGGAGAGCATGGTGATGGGCTGCTGGGTGAGGACAGGCGAGGCATCGCCATGGGCGATCCGCTGGATGTAGGGCTCGAGGTCTGCATGGGAGGCGAGCGGGACAGCGGACGTGAACAGGGACTCGAGCTCCGCGGGGCTCAAGTCGTGGACGCGGAGGTCGCCGCCGAGCCACCTCCGAAGGTACTCGCAGCCGAGGTTGCTCTCGACGATACGGTGGAGCGTCTGCGACTGGACGGCGCCCGCGGTCTCGGCGGCGGCCTCGAACCATTCGACGATGTCGCGGTCGCCCGCGTCCTCTGCTGCCATCGCCGGCGCGCCCTCGACGGGCATGGGGGACGGATGCCCACCCACCGCGGCTTCAAATTAACTGCTCTCCTCACCGAAGAAGTCTCACGCAGGCTTCATGTTTGTCTCACCAAGACGAGTGCATGGCAGACCAAAAACCTGAGGGCTTTAGGCACAATCCCAGGCAGCAACCGGGCAACATATATCCCCTTCTCTACAGCACTTGCACTGAGATGGTATGCACCGTAAAAGAATCGAAGAGTCCacatctccctccctccctccctccctctctctctcccactTTCTCATGGGTTGCAGAAATCTCTCTCGATAAGAGTGCGACGATGatgccccctctctctctcttcctcaaaTGTACGATTCAACCAAGGCCACAAGACGGCTTATCTACTGCTCAATCACagcagagagacagagagagagagagagagagagagagagaagagagagagagagagagagagcaaatcgTGGGTTTACTTTTGTGACAGCTGAAGGAGGGATCGGACGGAGACACTTGGACTTTGGTTGATGAGGGAAATCCACGTGATTACATGCATAAAATGTACTTGATTCAGTCGGTGGGTCGCTGCTGTCATGCCATATTAAACCTGCCTCAGTTGTTCATCTACTGGTCATGGTGAATTTGGCTCACATTACCATCTCAATCTCCCCATTGATTCCTCAGTAAAGGTTGccatttttcttcctcctccttttgaGAAGGTACCAAGTTGTAGAGGATTTCCATTGGATCCACACGCTTCCACTCACCACCAGTGGGCTAAGAGCCCAAGTAAAAACAACACCGACGTTGGTGGCTTCAAGTGCACAGGACAAAGGTTGAAGATGACATTGGAAATAATAAGACAAATCATAGCTTTGAAGAATCAAGTCACTGATTACATGATAATAATATCTTGTATTCTCACACATGTATCACAAACACTATGCACCACAAAAGCTTTTTCCAAACCCAAACCATTTTCATCTCTTTTAATTCTTGGACCATTTACCACACTAtaattgactctctctctctctctctctcttggaatTAGAAAGCATAGGATaggatgtatatatatgtatgtatatacacattCACATCTTGGGAGGGTTTACCATAAAAGACCTATCCATTTGTGGCCACTACTGCTTATGATAGTACTCTGATTGAAGCAAAATTTTAGCATCAAATTGAAGTATCATTTAATTAACTTTATTCACTGATTTGAACATCTTTTGCTGGCAACAAACAGGAGAATTATGATAATTGATTGGTCATTTAAGGCTTCCAAGTAATACATTAGTCAACAATATCATAGTTTAAACAAGTTGATGTCATTTATCTGAATTCCTAAATTAAGTGGGTCTTTTACATGTAGCATCATTTGGATCAAATTCTTATTCACATTAACCACAAAATTGTGGCAACAATTATTTTGAGGTTCAACTTAATGTGACATTTCTACTGTCTACAACTCAACTCTAATAATAATACACAATAATCCTATTTGTAATCCCATGATAAGGCTTTGAATTTTTTCCAAGTGTTGGACAATAATCATGAATTGGGTTAACtaactttttaactgcaacaaggcACTATTAAGCATGAGATAGCTAACCATGGTTAAGAGCTAATTAATGACAACTTTAATTGATTGTGATACAATGTATATGGTTTTAAAGGAAGCAAAAACTATTCATCCCCCGAAAAGTTAATCCATTTAAAGCAGCTTAACttgcatgaaaaatgaagatCAAAATTAAAACCTCAGATTAAGATAAGGGATGGTGGACTCACTTTGTCTTCATTTGGAACTCAAGCATGAGAATAGTAATCTTGATTTGGATCTGCTAAATACCTTTGTAAAGCTCTATCTAGCTATTTAGATAGTAGAAGCTTGACAAAATGTAGATGATGTCCACACTATGTTGATGTTTAAGCGAGACCATTGttcaattaaattaaaataaaataaacaggACCAAAATCAAAACTCTGGTTTGGTCGGGTTCTTTTTTTAGATTCATTTGCACAGGTAAGGCCATAGAACTGTATAAGCCTCATTTTATCAAATGAATAATTCAATATTGATAGGAAAAATTATTATTGATGTTTTGGTTATGGTTCAGACCCATGTACGTAGGATTGTCCGAAATATcttcaacatagagatgtcatattCCTAAGATGCTACCTATACGAAGATTAAGGTCGGAAGAGGTTTCCAATTCGATTATTCTGATACTCAAATTAGTGATATGAGATTCTCGAATGTGTGTTCGAATAGTTTTACAGCAAAAAAGAGATAATACTTTTCTGTTGTtcagaatatatattttttattttaaaagataaaaaaagtttaaGATTATCATCGTTATAAAGTTTATGATTGTCTTCACGAATGAAAAGGAAGTACTCTAAGAATGACTTAGATCTCAAGTGATAACTATATGTTGGTTGATGATAAATGTCTTATCAAATATATTTTTGGTATCATTATTTATATGCTGAAGCTTTGGAGCTTATTAATTACCCAATCAAGATCTTTATGTTGTTATGAAGATAGATGATGCATTTGAAACTTTTGATACCATGACCAAGGTAGTGCCCCAAGTTAGAATCAAATAAatgagataatggaagataaatatgacaaggaaaaaaaattattatatcaatttaagatttttttaaaaaattttttaattatccaAGTCTAGTCCAAACTTGATTCGGGATCAATGCATCTAAAaccaatttttttaattattaaatatttttataagataaaaaatattataattgattccGAATCAAcatccaaataatataataaaaattaacttAGCACTATAATTTAAATTTTGTGGATGATCTACATTAACAATAACAAAGTTAGATTGTCTAATATTTATTGTCGAGATcactgagataaaaaaaaaagttttatgatttAGATGAGTCAAGAATATTTAaatctattttataaaataacattaaaaacaaaaagatACAGAGTGTTCACCATGTTCTCCAACGGTCGTCAGCATCATCATGATGGCAAAGGATGGGCACATCATAACCACAACAGCATCACAAAGAGCATGACATCAGTGGATACAGTTGGGAACAGTTCTCAGCCCCTTCTTCATGCTTGCCCCCAAAGGTGTCCATAATTACGAGAAATTAGGAAGCCTAAATAAACGGCATCCATCATctacatcgcgatcgtccgttgaTTCGAAGGAGCAGATCCAAGGGCGGTGGCTCAAGTGGACCGGAAACACGACCCGAGCGGGTCCCACCCCAGTCGGGCTCTCCCGGTGGACCCACCAACACGTGTCCGCGCTCCCTGCCAGGGTGGATGGGTAGCATCTGTGACTCCGGTGGGCGTTCGCTTGGCCACCGCGGAATCCCCGCCCCAACGCCATCGGTACGCTCGCACATCCATCGCCCTTTAAACCGCCCCCCCCACCACCACTCTTCTCCCTCACAAATTCcccggagatggagatggagaacaCCGACTCGTCCTCCGGCATGAAACATCAGCAGGAGCTGCAGCACCCGCAGCTCCCGCCGGGGTTCCGTTTCCACCCCACCGACGAGGAGCTCGTCGTTCATTACCTGAAAAAGAAGGCCGCCGCCGCACCTCTCCCCGTTGCCATCATCACCGAGGTTGACCTCTATAAGTTCGACCCCTGGGAGCTCCCAGGTCTGTCTCTGTTCTTCCATTTGCATGCGCCACTTGATCCCGTACGGCTGCTAACCCAGCGATGCATTCGATTGGACGTGGTGTCCGACTAGGTAAGGCGAACTTTGGAGAGCaggagtggtacttcttcagcccCAGGGACCGCAAGTACCCCAACGGGGCGCGACCGAACCGGGCGGCGACGTCCGGCTACTGGAAGGCCACCGGGACGGACAAGCCCGTGCTGACGTCCGGCGGAAGCCAGGTCAAGGTCGGGGTGAAGAAAGCCTTGGTGTTCTACCGCGGGAGGCCGCCCAGGGGAACTAAGACCAACTGGATCATGCACGAGTACCGGCTCGCCGACGGCAGCAGCCCTGaaaacagcagcagcagtagctgcAGGCCCCCCTATGGTGGTCACATGGCGAACAAGAAGAAGGGCGGATCCCTCAGGGTAGATTACTCCCCCCTCATCAGTTAATTCAGTAGCGGTAACGTGTGATCAGGCTGGTGGATCTTGAATCGCGATCCCTGTTGCTTCACATCATGCAGTTGGATGATTGGGTTCTGTGCCGCATCTACAAGAAGAACAACAGCGTGAGCGATAGCCTGAGGCCAACGCATCGAGACAGGGAAGGCGCCACGGACGACATGCTCGGATCCGCGCCATCTGTGGCTCATCAGACAGGGATGCAACCTCAACGAGCTCCGACCAACTACAACTCACTGCTCGAACATGATGAGACCTTTCTCGAGGGACTACTAGCGAATGAGGTCGGTCTGCCCACCAATTCCATCACCCacctcgctgctgctgctgcaagagCCAAACTCAACCTCTCGCCTGTTCCTCCCAGTACCACCGGTACCTTTCCCACGAGACACCCTCTTTCCTCTGCATACTGGACCGAGCCCACCGACATCGCAGCACCGCCTGCCCAGAGGTTCCATGCCGGCCATGGCAGTGGCAGCAACAATGCTGCCGACAAGAACAATACCAGTAGCT
The DNA window shown above is from Musa acuminata AAA Group cultivar baxijiao chromosome BXJ2-4, Cavendish_Baxijiao_AAA, whole genome shotgun sequence and carries:
- the LOC103978320 gene encoding indole-3-acetic acid-amido synthetase GH3.10, whose protein sequence is MPVEGAPAMAAEDAGDRDIVEWFEAAAETAGAVQSQTLHRIVESNLGCEYLRRWLGGDLRVHDLSPAELESLFTSAVPLASHADLEPYIQRIAHGDASPVLTQQPITMLSLSSGTTDGRPKYVPFTRFSSQSTLQIFRLAAAYRSRVFPIRSGGRILEFIYSSKQFQTKGGLMAGTATTHYFASQEFETKQRTTKCFTCSPFEVISAGDYKQSTYCHLLFGLLFHNEVEFVASTFAYSIVQALTAFEDLWEELCEDIRQGTLSSNITLPTMRKAVLEHLMPNPSLASKIERDCEELRSSGWCGLIPHLWPNAKYIYSIMTGSMQPYLRKLRHYAGEVPLVCAEYGSTESWIGVNLEPLNPPERVAFTVIPTFSYFEFIPLYKQQKQDSSTLVTPDDFVEGQPVPLCKVSVGQQYEIVLTTFTGLYRYRLGDVVEVAGFYKGAPQLTFVCRRKLILTVNIDKNTERDLQLAVEKGSGLLSRTKAELVDFTSHADVAHHPGHYIIYWEIKGEVEEGVLRECCREMDAAFVDQGYVVSRKTSSIGPLELRIVETGTFRKIMEHFIGNGTAMSQFKTPRCTTNQVLLSILDCCTIKSFRSTAYAP
- the LOC135610681 gene encoding NAC transcription factor NAM-B2-like; this translates as MEMENTDSSSGMKHQQELQHPQLPPGFRFHPTDEELVVHYLKKKAAAAPLPVAIITEVDLYKFDPWELPGKANFGEQEWYFFSPRDRKYPNGARPNRAATSGYWKATGTDKPVLTSGGSQVKVGVKKALVFYRGRPPRGTKTNWIMHEYRLADGSSPENSSSSSCRPPYGGHMANKKKGGSLRLDDWVLCRIYKKNNSVSDSLRPTHRDREGATDDMLGSAPSVAHQTGMQPQRAPTNYNSLLEHDETFLEGLLANEVGLPTNSITHLAAAAARAKLNLSPVPPSTTGTFPTRHPLSSAYWTEPTDIAAPPAQRFHAGHGSGSNNAADKNNTSSCSNGSATNDDGGHTNQMLLNQIPYGTTYHDQMILGSLRDGGAIFQQPYQLPGVNWTS